A window of the Fulvia fulva chromosome 3, complete sequence genome harbors these coding sequences:
- a CDS encoding NADH-ubiquinone oxidoreductase, with amino-acid sequence MRVASRLLASVQKGAQFLEAGTPTGLTGVSTHASPRTTLLYTYHTTLEKLKQFPEHSVYRQSVEALTKHRMQIVEQVKPSGLEEWQKRVQAVADSRPDAFKTVPIVTPSGNKEVNIVWKAAAVQAAKKRTDEWDDEVVGKPHEEGIRTEEERAYMGKELARDLTEEHRQIPRIESEPPLSLEQINDIEAKIGAGLIEEVIMVAEGESVLCDTLLEAQVWEDLEEKPQDGQWSYAERDTFTQGTQAPPTK; translated from the exons ATGAG GGTCGCTTCAAGACTCCTCGCCTCTGTGCAAAAGGGTGCCCAGTTCCTAGAAGCCGGCACACCTACCGGTCTCACCGGCGTATCGACGCACGCCTCACCTCGCACAACCCTCCTCTACACATACCACACCACCCTCGAAAAGCTAAAGCAATTCCCCGAGCACTCCGTCTACCGGCAATCAGTGGAAGCCCTCACAAAACACCGCATGCAAATCGTTGAGCAAGTAAAGCCATCCGGTCTCGAAGAATGGCAGAAACGCGTACAAGCAGTCGCAGACTCACGACCAGACGCCTTCAAGACTGTACCGATCGTCACACCTAGCGGCAACAAGGAGGTCAACATTGTCTGGAAGGCTGCAGCGGTTCAGGCGGCGAAGAAGAGGACGGATGAGTGGGATGATGAGGTTGTGGGGAAGCCGCATGAGGAGGGTATTAGGACGGAGGAGGAGAGGGCGTATATGGGCAAGGAGCTTGCACGGGACTTGACAGAGGAGCACAGACAGATTCCGAGGATTGAGAGCGAGCCGCCGTTGAGCTTGGAGCAGATTAATGATATTGAGGCTAAGATTGGGGCTGGCTTGATTGAAGAGGTCATTATGGTCGCTGAGGGCGAGAGTGTGCTCTGTGATACCTTGTTGGAGGCTCAAGT ATGGGAAGACCTCGAGGAGAAGCCACAGGATGGCCAATGGTCGTACGCCGAGCGGGATACCTTCACACAAGGAACTCAGGCACCACCGACCAAGTAA
- a CDS encoding Valine--tRNA ligase, mitochondrial produces the protein MALNHASHNPTGEPTGPATGHPPPVSNDTKSAILEAANGDAKGQPAPGKDGGDNNGEQKQKSEKELAKEKAKADKLAKLAAKQEKQKAMAAASQPKQKEKKKQEILPPYQEETKKGDKKILKPLDDEYHKAYIPEVVESAWYDWWEKEGYHLPEYKANGEVKDRGSFVITIPPPNVTGALHIGHALATSLQDAMIRWNRMKGLTVLYVPGCDHAGISTQSVVENMLYHRRNGMTRHDLGREKFVETVWEWKDEYHSKITKVMKRLGGSMDWTREAFTMDENLSAAVRQTFVQLHDEGLIYRANRLVNWCTKLTTALSNLEVDQKELEGSTKLDVPGYDKKIEFGSIWNFKYQIAGTNEFIEVATTRPETMLGDSGVAVHPSDERYKHLIGKKVQHPFVDRQLPIFGDDTVEKDFGTGAVKITPAHDFNDFKRGKQHNLEFINILNDDGTMNENAGPFEGQKRFDVRYTVIEELTKKGLYVGKANNKMQIPLCSKSKDVIEPILKPQWWLHMEPLAKPAVDVVKSGEIKIMPETAEKSYYRWMANIDDWCLSRQLWWGHQVPAYYIKYKDGPEYDVDGEHWVCAETEELAREKAQKKFPGREIESLSRDPDCLDTWFSSGLWPFSTLGWPNKTNDFEKLYPTSVLETGWDILFFWVARMIFFGLKLTGKVPFTEVYCHSLIRDSEGRKMSKSLGNVIDPVDIMDGISLQALNDKLKVGNLAPKEIDRAVKWQKSAFADGIDQCGADALRFSLINYTTGGGDISFDVKVMRSYRNFCNKIYQATKYVLGNLPADFTPQAKGGKTGKESLPERWILHKLNEAAREVNEDLASREFSYATQAVHNYWYYELCDVYIENSKAIIRDGTAEEKQSAIDTLYTALEGGLTMMHPFMPFLTEELWQRLPRRPNDNTPSIVKAAYPEFDASLDDPKSERDYQLINESAKGIRSLLNENAVKTEGKAWVQPLTQEAYNTANDQKLSIKTLSGKALAELNILETGKLPASKQIAVYPVNAAANVFIELPGKFDPAKETEKYRPKREQAAKNVAEQERVIAQLAVSVSQQTREKTDARLRDVLSEQRAYDDLLQYFETTKL, from the coding sequence ATGGCGCTGAACCACGCCTCCCACAATCCGACAGGCGAGCCCACCGGACCAGCCACGGGACACCCTCCTCCAGTTTCCAACGATACGAAATCAGCAATCCTGGAAGCTGCAAACGGTGATGCAAAGGGTCAGCCTGCACCTGGCAAAGATGGAGGTGACAACAATGGCGAGCAGAAGCAAAAGTCGGAAAAGGAGCTGGCGAAAGAGAAGGCAAAGGCCGACAAACTAGCAAAACTCGCTGCGAAACAAGAGAAGCAGAAGGCCATGGCCGCCGCTTCACAACCAAAGCAGAAAGAAAAGAAGAAGCAGGAGATCCTGCCGCCATACCAAGAGGAGACCAAGAAGGGCGACAAGAAGATCCTCAAACCACTTGACGATGAGTACCACAAGGCCTACATCCCAGAGGTTGTAGAGAGCGCTTGGTATGACTGGTGGGAGAAGGAAGGATACCACCTACCTGAGTACAAGGCCAATGGAGAGGTCAAGGACAGAGGATCCTTCGTCATCACCATCCCACCCCCCAACGTCACCGGCGCACTACACATtggacacgcactcgcgacATCGCTGCAAGATGCTATGATTCGATGGAACCGCATGAAGGGTCTCACCGTGCTATACGTCCCAGGATGCGATCACGCTGGTATCTCAACACAGAGCGTCGTCGAGAACATGCTGTATCACAGGAGGAATGGCATGACGAGACATGATCTGGGCAGAGAGAAGTTTGTTGAGACTGTCTGGGAGTGGAAGGACGAGTATCACTCGAAGATCACCAAGGTTATGAAGCGACTGGGTGGTTCTATGGACTGGACAAGAGAGGCCTTCACCATGGACGAGAACCTATCCGCTGCTGTGCGCCAAACGTTCGTGCAGCTCCACGACGAGGGTCTGATCTACCGTGCGAACAGACTTGTCAACTGGTGCACAAAGCTCACAACGGCACTGTCCAACTTGGAGGTTGATCAGAAGGAGCTCGAGGGATCAACGAAGCTTGATGTGCCAGGTTATGATAAGAAGATTGAATTCGGTTCCATCTGGAACTTCAAGTATCAGATCGCGGGCACGAACGAATTCATCGAGGTCGCTACAACCCGTCCCGAGACCATGCTGGGTGATAGTGGTGTTGCTGTACACCCATCGGACGAGCGATACAAGCACCTGATCGGCAAGAAAGTCCAACATCCTTTCGTCGATCGCCAGCTCCCCATCTTCGGTGATGATACTGTCGAGAAAGACTTTGGTACCGGTGCTGTCAAGATCACACCTGCTCACGACTTCAACGATTTCAAGCGTGGTAAGCAGCACAATCTGGAATTCATCAATATCTTGAACGACGACGGCACCATGAACGAGAACGCAGGACCCTTCGAAGGTCAAAAGCGCTTCGACGTCCGGTATACCGTCATCGAGGAGTTGACCAAGAAGGGTCTGTATGTTGGCAAAGCCAACAACAAGATGCAGATCCCGCTCTGCAGCAAGTCCAAGGACGTAATTGAGCCAATTCTCAAGCCACAATGGTGGTTGCACATGGAGCCGCTCGCCAAGCCAGCTGTTGATGTTGTCAAGAGCGGCGAGATCAAGATCATGCCAGAGACCGCCGAGAAGAGCTACTACCGATGGATGGCCAACATCGATGACTGGTGTCTGTCGAGGCAGCTCTGGTGGGGTCATCAGGTGCCTGCTTACTACATCAAGTACAAGGACGGTCCAGAATACGACGTTGATGGCGAACACTGGGTCTGCGCCGAGACGGAAGAGCTGGCGAGGGAGAAGGCACAGAAGAAGTTCCCTGGTCGGGAAATCGAGAGCCTCTCACGAGATCCTGACTGTCTCGACACCTGGTTCTCTTCTGGTCTGTGGCCATTCTCGACTCTTGGCTGGCCGAATAAGACAAACGACTTTGAGAAACTCTACCCAACATCCGTACTCGAGACGGGCTGGGACATTCTGTTCTTCTGGGTTGCCCGCATGATCTTTTTCGGTCTCAAGTTGACTGGCAAGGTCCCGTTCACAGAGGTCTACTGCCACTCCTTGATCAGAGATTCAGAAGGTCGCAAAATGTCAAAGTCGCTCGGCAACGTCATCGACCCGGTCGATATCATGGACGGTATCAGCTTACAGGCCTTGAACGACAAGCTCAAGGTGGGCAACCTCGCGCCCAAGGAGATCGATCGAGCTGTCAAGTGGCAGAAATCAGCCTTTGCAGATGGCATCGACCAGTGTGGTGCTGACGCGCTGCGATTCTCCCTGATCAACTACACTACCGGTGGTGGCGACATCAGTTTTGATGTCAAGGTTATGCGTAGCTATCGTAACTTCTGCAACAAGATCTACCAAGCCACCAAGTACGTGCTCGGCAACCTGCCAGCAGACTTCACGCCTCAAGCAAAGGGCGGCAAGACTGGCAAGGAGAGTCTGCCTGAGCGGTGGATCCTGCACAAGCTCAACGAGGCTGCACGGGAGGTCAACGAGGATCTGGCGAGCCGCGAGTTCTCGTACGCTACACAAGCTGTGCACAACTATTGGTACTACGAGCTATGCGATGTCTACATCGAGAACAGCAAAGCCATCATCCGAGACGGCACAGCTGAAGAGAAGCAGAGCGCCATCGACACCCTCTACACTGCACTTGAAGGCGGTCTTACCATGATGCATCCGTTCATGCCGTTCCTGACTGAGGAGCTTTGGCAGCGCCTGCCACGACGACCAAACGACAACACGCCATCCATCGTCAAAGCAGCATATCCCGAATTCGACGCCAGCCTCGATGATCCCAAGTCGGAACGTGACTACCAGCTCATCAACGAGAGCGCCAAGGGCATTCGATCTCTGCTGAACGAGAACGCTGTCAAGACAGAAGGCAAGGCATGGGTCCAGCCTCTCACACAAGAAGCGTACAACACCGCCAACGACCAGAAGCTGTCGATCAAGACCCTCTCCGGCAAGGCGCTGGCCgagctgaacatcctcgaaACAGGCAAGCTTCCAGCGTCAAAACAAATCGCCGTGTACCCTGTCAATGCCGCCGCCAACGTCTTCATCGAGCTACCAGGCAAGTTCGACCCTGCAAAGGAAACCGAAAAGTACAGGCCCAAGCGCGAACAAGCCGCCAAGAACGTCGCGGAGCAGGAACGCGTGATCGCCCAGCTCGCTGTCAGCGTTTCGCAGCAGACCCGCGAGAAGACCGACGCCCGACTCCGCGACGTTCTGTCGGAGCAGCGCGCGTACGACGACTTGCTCCAATACTTTGAGACTACGAAGCTTTAG
- a CDS encoding Methyltransferase-like protein 27: MSATATLTQTQALPDYRHRTYDLKTPQDHAKMYDEWAATYDSDVMGDTTDYVGPAQTVQAVRAANGRIEGEVLDAGCGTGLAGVALSQAGARTIDGIDVSPGMLKLAQKTGTYRTLQEVDMQQKIDLPSDKYDVVTCVGTFTTGHVGPDPALPELVRVVKKGGVIAATIYHGIWKTDGFEKEVLRLQESRQVDVLSTEICDYRRAEGKDGQARMIVLRKR; this comes from the coding sequence ATGAGCGCCACAGCAACCCTCACACAGACCCAGGCCCTGCCTGACTACCGTCACCGAACATACGACCTCAAGACTCCTCAAGACCATGCCAAGATGTACGATGAGTGGGCAGCCACATACGACTCCGACGTCATGGGCGACACAACCGACTACGTCGGTCCAGCACAAACCGTACAAGCTGTCCGCGCCGCCAACGGAAGAATAGAGGGCGAAGTCCTCGATGCTGGCTGCGGTACCGGTCTCGCCGGCGTAGCCCTCAGCCAAGCCGGAGCACGCACAATCGACGGCATCGACGTCTCCCCAGGCATGCTCAAGCTCGCACAGAAGACTGGCACATACCGCACACTCCAAGAGGTCGACATGCAACAAAAGATCGACCTGCCCAGCGACAAGTACGACGTCGTAACCTGCGTGGGGACCTTCACCACCGGCCACGTCGGCCCAGACCCAGCACTACCAGAACTCGTGAGAGTCGTGAAGAAGGGCGGTGTCATTGCTGCAACGATCTACCACGGCATCTGGAAGACAGATGGCTTCGAGAAGGAAGTTCTACGACTACAGGAGTCGCGGCAGGTGGACGTCCTCAGCACGGAGATTTGTGATTACAGGCGAGCGGAGGGCAAAGATGGCCAGGCTCGCATGATTGTGCTACGGAAGAGGTAG
- a CDS encoding NAD(P)H-hydrate epimerase: MALRTLTPKAAAALDEQLMSTGAFTIDQLMELAGLAVAQCLYKLSPPTASSSKILIACGPGNNGGDGLVAARHLRYFGYKPSVYYPKQGKAEIYGRLRTQLEQLRVPFVDDFHGGLGGTDYVIDAIFGFSFSGEVREPFPRVIQALAESKIPVLAVDAPSSWNIETGPPGEGPGKGYMPSALISLTAPKPLVRWFRGRHFVGGRFVGEEVAGRFGFDVPPYEGCEGIVEVEGGGEGKL, from the coding sequence ATGGCCCTCCGCACCCTCACCCCCAAAGCGGCAGCCGCCCTCGACGAACAACTCATGTCCACAGGCGCCTTCACAATCGACCAATTAATGGAACTAGCCGGCCTCGCAGTAGCCCAATGTCTCTACAAACTCTCCCCTCCCACCGCCTCTTCCTCGAAAATCCTCATCGCCTGCGGCCCCGGCAACAACGGCGGCGATGGTCTAGTCGCTGCGAGGCATTTACGGTATTTCGGATATAAGCCGAGTGTGTATTACCCTAAACAAGGCAAGGCGGAAATTTATGGGCGGTTACGAACGCAGTTGGAACAGTTACGGGTCCCGTTTGTGGATGATTTCCATGGGGGTTTAGGGGGGACGGATTATGTCATCGATGCGATTTTTGGATTCTCGTTTAGTGGGGAGGTTAGGGAACCTTTTCCAAGGGTCATCCAGGCTCTGGCGGAGTCGAAGATTCCAGTCCTAGCGGTCGATGCGCCGAGTAGTTGGAACATCGAGACGGGGCCGCCGGGGGAGGGGCCGGGGAAGGGGTATATGCCGAGTGCGTTGATTAGTTTGACGGCGCCGAAGCCGTTGGTGAGGTGGTTTAGGGGAAGGCATTTTGTGGGTGGGAGGTTTGTGGGGGAGGAGGTTGCGGGGAGGTTTGGGTTTGATGTGCCGCCTTATGAGGGGTGTGAGGGGATTGTGGAGGTTGAGGGGGGTGGGGAGGGGAAGTTGTGA
- a CDS encoding putative RNA 3'-terminal phosphate cyclase-like protein, producing the protein MTTAPSPPPLKFTGSKHLVQRLVLATLTGRPVRVSQIRAASHTAPGLAPHEVSFLRLLDAITNGSVIEFSYTGTTVLYKPGLITGSAAGHGASGGVIRHELPAENTRGASYFIMPLCLLAPFSKSQVNVTFTGPGVITSATPTGDVSVDTVRTAILPLFKSFGIERDLELRVLRRSNPGQGGRGGGGEVQLVFGHQVRLPKTIHILSGGRIKRIRGVAYATGVAGANNARMIEAARGVLNEFAPDTYVYSDVSSAPLVAAPERNNANAKKKIGLGFGLSLVAESNTGALYSADIASSPSGGDVSEDLGKRCAFQLLDSVAQGGCASSVAAPTMLTMMAMGSEDVGRLAMGKEVLGSEEVVQLARDLRAFGMSGWGLKDGDDEGEAVVSIVGKGVGNVGRKIA; encoded by the coding sequence ATGACAACCGCGCCCAGCCCGCCGCCGCTGAAGTTCACAGGCTCCAAGCACCTGGTCCAGCGTCTGGTGTTGGCAACACTGACAGGCCGGCCGGTGCGCGTATCCCAGATCAGAGCCGCCTCGCACACCGCCCCAGGACTCGCCCCTCACGAAGTCTCCTTCCTCCGACTGCTCGACGCAATCACCAATGGATCCGTAATAGAGTTCTCGTACACAGGCACTACTGTGCTGTACAAGCCGGGCTTGATCACGGGGAGTGCTGCTGGGCATGGCGCGTCGGGGGGAGTCATCCGGCATGAACTGCCTGCGGAGAACACGCGAGGCGCGAGTTACTTCATTATGCCGCTGTGCTTGCTCGCGCCGTTCAGTAAGTCGCAGGTCAATGTGACGTTTACAGGGCCGGGTGTCATTACTTCTGCTACGCCGACTGGGGATGTGTCCGTGGATACAGTCAGGACGGCGATACTGCCACTGTTCAAGAGCTTTGGCATCGAGAGAGATTTGGAGCTGCGTGTGTTGAGGCGCTCGAATCCTGGACAGGGTGGGAGAGGTGGAGGCGGCGAGGTACAGCTTGTGTTTGGACATCAGGTACGGTTACCAAAGACGATACACATCTTGAGCGGTGGCAGGATAAAGAGGATCAGAGGTGTGGCATATGCGACAGGCGTGGCAGGCGCGAACAATGCAAGAATGATAGAAGCGGCGAGAGGAGTGCTGAATGAATTCGCACCGGACACATACGTATACTCAGACGTCAGCTCTGCACCATTGGTTGCGGCGCCAGAACGGAACAATGCCAATGCAAAGAAGAAGATTGGACTGGGCTTCGGCTTGAGTCTCGTGGCGGAGTCCAACACAGGCGCGCTCTACTCTGCAGACATCGCCAGCTCGCCGAGTGGTGGGGACGTGTCGGAGGATCTAGGAAAGAGGTGTGCATTCCAGCTGCTGGATTCAGTGGCGCAGGGTGGGTGTGCTTCGAGTGTCGCTGCGCCTACGATGTTGACCATGATGGCAATGGGTAGCGAAGATGTGGGGAGGCTAGCAATGGGAAAAGAAGTGCTGGGCTCTGAGGAGGTTGTGCAGCTTGCGAGGGATCTGAGAGCTTTTGGTATGAGTGGGTGGGGCTTGAAAGATGGTGATGATGAGGGAGAGGCTGTAGTGAGCATCGTGGGCAAGGGTGTTGGTAACGTGGGGAGAAAGATTGCTTGA
- a CDS encoding Inorganic pyrophosphatase yields the protein MLPLRLHTAASHAALRRARVSSPKAAWVSWETTPIVPASTQALHYLMAAVEDPGRRPTNYATKNLSATQRTGQLKHHLSASNNQLINIYTTNTTSEATPTMAQASLPTRGGYDPNAAQKFTARKIGAPHTLEHRVYIEKDGVPVSPFHDIPLYANEQQTVLNMVVEIPRWTNAKQEISKDEELNPIKQDTKKGKLRFVRNCFPHKGYLWNYGAFPQTWEDPNVTHPETKQKGDNDPLDVCEIGELVAKVGEVKQVKVLGVMALLDEGETDWKIIVIDVNDPLAPRLNDIEDVERHLPGLLRATNEWFRIYKIPDGKPENQFAFSGECKNRKYAMDIVRECAEAWEKLITGKTPKGEINLTNVSVPHSADRVDAKSLNVPAHEEKAPAPIDPSIDKWFYISGASA from the exons ATGCTTCCACTACGCCTACACACCGCTGCCTCTCACGCTGCGCTGAGACGTGCCCGTGTGTCATCCCCGAAAGCCGCCTGGGTAAGCTGGGAGACAACGCCGATCGTGCCTGCCTCTACGCAGGCGTTGCATTATTTGATGGCAGCAGTCGAAGACCCTGGCAGACGCCCCACCAATTACGCCACTAAAAATCTGAGCGCCACGCAACGGACTGGCCAGCTCAAACACCACCTTTCTGCTTCAAACAACCAACTCATAAACATATACACCACCAATACCACCTCTGAGGCAACACCCACCATGGCTCAGGCATCTCTCCCAACCCGCG GCGGCTATGACCCAAATGCTGCCCAGAAGTTCACTGCGCGCAAGATCGGCGCACCACACACTCTCGAGCACCGCGTCTACATCGAGAAGGATGGCGTTCCAGTCTCGCCATTCCACGACATCCCACTCTACGCCAACGAGCAGCAGACTGTGTTGAACATGGTTGTTGAGATTCCACGATGGACCAACGCCAAGCAAGAG ATCTCCAAGGACGAGGAGCTCAACCCTATCAAGCAGGACACCAAGAAGGGCAAGCTTCGGTTCGTCCGCAACTGTTTCCCACACAAGGGCTACCTCTGGAATTACGGTGCTTTCCCACAGACTTGGGAAGACCCCAACGTCACACACCCAGAGACCAAGCAGAAGGGTGACAACGACCCGCTGGACGTCTGCGAGATCGGCGAGCTCGTCGCCAAGGTCGGTGAGGTCAAGCAGGTCAAGGTCCTCGGTGTCATGGCTCTCCTTGACGAGGGTGAGACCGACTGGAAGATCATCGTCATCGATGTAAATGACCCGCTCGCACCTCGTCTTAACGATATCGAGGACGTCGAGCGTCATCTTCCAGGTCTCCTCCGTGCCACCAACGAGTGGTTCCGCATCTACAAGATCCCAGACGGCAAGCCAGAGAACCAGTTCGCTTTCTCCGGCGAGTGCAAGAACCGCAAGTATGCTATGGACATCGTGCGGGAATGCGCTGAGGCTTGGGAGAAGCTCATTACGGGCAAGACACCAAAGGGCGAGATCAACCTCACCAACGTCTCGGTCCCACACAGTGCCGACCGTGTCGATGCGAAGAGCTTGAACGTCCCGGCACACGAGGAGAAGGCTCCAGCGCCAATCGACCCATCGATTGACAAGTGGTTCTACATCTCCGGTGCATCTGCTTAG
- a CDS encoding Lactonohydrolase oryL — protein sequence MRGFAVSMSLLSYLTTAISQSDPPGVSSPIASTCGPSDKVVCLDRYASVLPYHFFRASGSDGEEGPAFSETSVPNDTSFGLIADADFIVFDQKRGLEVLGANPTYEYVFEVSEAVHEAPVYVPALNKLFLSQLAPPAGYLPQLVVDLNRDSPTLSEYLSDPPVYAPNGDTFYNGLIYWAASGGNRSIGGTEQRIGVRTLDPLTNKTTTLLNNYYGYYFNCVDDLFVDPRDGSIWFTDPQYSWFNSLTDTAPQLKSASYRFDPSTGETTIIEDTLSQPNGIALSPDGKHVYISDTGAVAGSIVIQNGTPFNQTGSRAVYKYDRVDDGKHLINKRAIYYAIDHVPDGLKVAQNGYVVTATGRGVDVLDAFGSLLVRVQTNYTVQNFAWTGPDLTEFWVMGQGGISRVRWDLRGQDLAARGEVEDSY from the exons ATGCGCGGCTTCGCGGTGTCTATGAGCTTACTCTCATATCTCACCACAGCTATCTCACAAAGTGATCCACCTGGTGTGTCGTCGCCGATTGCATCGACCTGTGGTCCGTCCGACAAGGTCGTGTGCCTGGATCGCTACGCTTCGGTTCTGCCATACCACTTCTTTCGAGCTTCTGGCTCTGATGGCGAGGAAGGCCCTGCGTTCTCAGAGACATCTGTGCCCAACGACACATCATTCGGACTGATCGCGGACGCCGACTTCATCGTCTTTGATCAGAAGCGAGGGCTGGAAGTGCTGGGTGCGAATCCGACCTACGAGTACGTTTTCGAAGTCTCGGAGGCTGTGCATGAAGCGCCCGTGTACGTTCCCGCATTGAATAAGCTGTTTTTGAGCCAACTTGCACCACCAGCGGGTTACTTGCCACAGCTTGTTGTGGATCTCAATCGGGATTCGCCGACATTGAGCGAGTACCTCAGTGATCCACCTGTTTATGCTCCGAATGGAGATACCTTCTACAATGGCTTGATATACTGGG CGGCATCTGGTGGAAATCGCTCAATCGGTGGTACTGAGCAAAGGATCGGTGTACGAACCCTCGACCCACTTACCAACAAGACAACCACGCTCTTGAACAACTAC TACGGCTACTACTTCAACTGCGTCGACGACCTCTTCGTCGACCCCCGCGACGGCTCCATCTGGTTCACAGACCCCCAATACTCCTGGTTCAACAGCCTAACCGACACAGCCCCGCAACTAAAATCCGCCTCCTACCGCTTCGACCCCTCCACCGGCGAAACCACCATCATCGAAGACACCCTCTCCCAACCCAACGGCATCGCCCTCTCCCCCGACGGCAAGCACGTCTACATCAGCGACACCGGCGCCGTCGCCGGCTCCATCGTGATCCAGAACGGCACGCCCTTCAACCAAACCGGTAGTCGCGCAGTGTATAAATACGACCGCGTCGACGACGGGAAGCATCTCATCAACAAGCGCGCGATATACTACGCCATCGACCATGTCCCCGATGGACTGAAGGTCGCGCAGAATGGGTATGTAGTCACTGCGACGGGGAGGGGCGTGGATGTGTTGGATGCGTTTGGGAGTTTACTGGTGAGGGTGCAGACGAATTATACCGTGCAGAATTTCGCCTGGACGGGGCCGGATTTGACGGAGTTTTGGGTTATGGGGCAGGGGGGCATTTCGAGGGTGAGGTGGGATTTGAGGGGGCAGGATCTTGCTGCGCGAGGGGAAGTGGAAGACTCGTACTGA
- a CDS encoding RNA-binding protein 3: MSKLFIGGLAWHTDDQTLRTKFEEYGQVDEAIVVKDRDTGRSRGFGFVRFAEDSAADAAIQAMNNVEFDGRTIRVDKASDRGSGGGGGGGGGRGGYGGGGGRGGYGGGGYGGGQGGYGGQQGYGGGGEGYGGGGNNWRGGGGGGYGGQQGGGYGGGQEGGYQQQSNGGGGYGQQQQGGGWQ; encoded by the exons ATGTCCAAACTATTCATCGG AGGCCTAGCATGGCACACTGACGACCAGACCTTGCGCACCAAGTTCGAGGAGTACGGCCAGGTCGATGAAGCG ATCGTCGTCAAGGATCGCGATACCGGTCGCAGTCGTGGCTTCGGCTTCGTTCGGTTTGCCGAGGACTCCGCTGCTGATGCAGCCATTCAGGCCATGAACAACGTCGA GTTCGACGGCCGCACCATCCGCGTCGACAAGGCTAGCGACCGCGGCAGTGGTggaggcggcggcggcggcggcggacGTG GCGGCTATGGCGGCGGCGGAGGTCGCGGCGGCTATGGAGGAGGAGGCTACGGCGGAGGCCAGGGAGGTTACGGCGGTCAGCAAGGTTACGGCGGTGGAGGAG AAGGCTACGGCGGAGGTGGCAACAACTGGCGCGGTGGAGGCGGCGGCGGATACGGCGGTCAGCAAGGCGGCGGCTATGGAGGTGGTCAAG AAGGCGGATACCAACAGCAGTCCAACGGCGGCGGTGGCTACGGCCAACAGCAGCAGGGTGGAGGCTGGCAGTAG